Part of the Gemmatimonas sp. UBA7669 genome, TCATGCCGCGGCCCTGCGCGGGCAGCGCGGCAGCGCCAAGGCCCAGAGCGCAGGTGGCCCAGCCAACAACACGCGTGACCTGACGATCGAAACGCATGATCGGATCTCCCGGATAACGGACAGAAGCAGGGAGTTTGGCGCCCAGGATGCGAGCGTCTGTCTGGAGCATACTGGCGACCGACCGTTTCCGAAGAGACTTTGGTCACATCCGAAACATACCGCGCGCCTTCAGGTTGCTCCGTCATCCAATTGCTTACAACTCCACGTGACTCCGCTCGACGAACTCCCGCTGTTTGCTGACCTGTCGCCGGCGACACGTGCCCGGCTCTCGGCCGGCAGTGCCCTGCGCCACTTTCCGGCGGGCGCGACCCTGTTTCGTGCAGGCGATGCGGTAACCGGACTGTACGTCGTGCTCTCCGGACGCGTGCGTGTCGTGCGGTCGCGTGATGGTCGGCAGAGTGTGGTGCATACCGAGGGGGCAGGCGGCACACTGGCGGAGGTGCCGTTGTTTGCAGGTGGCGGGTTGCCGGCCACCGCCATCGCCGATGTGGACGCGCGCTGCCTGCACATTCCGAAAGAGTTGCTCACGCAGGTCATGCGCGACGATCCCGACGTGGCGCAGTTGTTTCTGCGGCGTCTGGCGCTGCGCGTACGTCAGGTGGTTGATCGACTCGACAGTCTGTCCACGCAGTCTGTCACGGGACGTCTTGCCACGCTGCTGCTGGTGCGATCTCACGGCGCCACCGACCGACCGTTCTCACTGGGCATGACGCAGGCGGCAGCAGCCGAAGAACTCGGCACCGTGCGTGAGGTGCTGGTGCGCGCCATCGCCAGTCTGCGCCGCGAGGGGCTGATCGCGCCGGCGGGGCGTGGGCAATTCGTGATTCGAAACGTCGAAGCGCTGAGGCGGCGGGCTAGTGAGTGAGCGTAAATCTGTCGTGCTACAGTTTGGGTCTGATGGCCGTGCTGTCGAGTCCGGCCCTCAACCCTCGCGCGAGCTTGACCGCGTCGTCATGAGCCCAGAAGTGCATGAAAAACAAGCGAGGGTCGTCGTCGAGCATGTGATTGTGCAGGCTCGTCACATCGATGTCATTGGCGCGCAGGGCGCGAATGACACGATTGACCTCGCCAGCTGTCATGACAAAATCACCCGTGATGGCCGCGCGCCCGTTCCCGGTGGGCTGAAAGTTCATGACGGTGCCGAGTCCCATGGCGCCGGGAATGGCATGACCGCCAGACGTGATGGTTTCCGGGCGCGGTGCACTGACCTGATACACGCCGCCGTTGCTGCGACCGACATGACCAAGGGCTGCGGCAATGGCCACTGTATCGAGGTCGACCGGTGCTGCCGGCGAGGGGGCCGGTACTGCTGCCGGTGTGGACGTAAGCGCCACCGCCTCACGTACCGCTTCCGCGATCTGCACCGCGTCGCCCCGCGCGTGCACGTGCATGTACAGAATGCGCGGCGACTCCCGCATGACGTGGTGATGCACCGCCGTCTGTTCCACGCCGCCTTGCTGGAGACGTGACATCACACGGGGGAGCTCCTCCTCGGTCAGCACGAGGTCACCCATGGCCATCACGTCGGTGCCAGTGCCGGTGGCATGCATGGCAATCCATCCGCCCAAGGCCAACGCGGGGCGCAGCACCACATCGCCACGTGCGTCGCGGACGGTGACGCTGAGGTCCGAACGCGGGAAGTTGTAGCGATGCAGTTCGTCCCCCTGGATCACACCAGCCCGGCCCATCGTCGAGTCCACTGCCGGCCAATCCACCGTCGTGGTTTCGGAGGCCGATGGCACGGACGAGTCACCTGGCGTGGGTGGCGCCTCATCAACAGCGCCGCATCCGAGGGCCACGGCCGCGAGGGCTCCCGTGACCATCATAGCAGGCATACGAAGGCTTACAGGTGATGACACGATCATGAGACATGATCCTCGGAGGCGGGAACGGAAGGAGGCATCACAACGCCGCGAAGGGGCTGCGCATTAAGTTAATGCGCCGCCGTCGGCTCCTGTGCCTGCCGTCCTGCTCCCGCTACCATGACCCGCCTCTCGCACTCCATTCTCGGAGCGCTGCTTTCCTCGTTCGTCGTGTGTAGCACGGCTCGATCTGCCGCTGCGCAACTCCCCGTGCAGCCCGCCACGGCGGCCACTGCCGCCCCGCGCCCCACCTTGCGCACAGCACGCAAGACCGCGGCCATCAGGCTCGATGGCCGCCTCGATGAGCCTCTCTGGGCCACGGCCGATTCGATTGCCGATTTTGTGCAATTGGAGCCGGTGCAGGGTGGCCTGCCAACCGGACGCACCGTGGTACGCGTGCTCACCAATGCCGACGAAGTGGTGATTGGTATCCGGGCGGATGACCCCGAACCCTCGCGCATCGTGGCCTTCGCGCGCGAGCGGGACGCCTCGCTGAACAACGAGGATCACTTCAAGGTGGTCGTTGACACATATCGTGACGGGCGTTCCGGCTATGTGTTTGCCGTCAACGCCAACGGCGCCCGCTACGACGCGCTGGTCTCAAACCAAGGCGAGTCGGAAAACGCCAACTGGGATGCCGTTTGGGATGCCGCCGCGACCCGTACGGCGACTGGCTGGTCGGCGGAGTTTGTGATTCCGGTGCAGAGCCTGCAATTCGCCACGGGCCTCTCCACCTGGGGCTTCAATGTGCAGCGTCGCATACAGCGCCATCTGGAGAACATCCGTTGGGCCAGCCCCATCCGCGACATCAAGATCACGCAGACGTCGCGGGCCGGTGAGCTGACGGATTTGCCCGCTTTCAACTTGGGGACGGGCTTGAGCGTGCGCCCCTCGGTCACGGGCGGTTCCGGTGTACCCGCCCCACAGGCGCCACGTCGCGATGAACGGGACCTGAGCTTCGACATCACGCAGGCCATCGGGGCCAATACGCTGGCCTCTCTCACGGTCAACACCGACTTCGCTGAAACAGAGGTGGACTCGCGTCGCACCAATCTCACGCGCTTCCCCATCGTGTTTCCGGAGAAGCGCACATTTTTCCTGCAGGGTGCGGACATCTTCGACTTTGGTTCGGGGACGGGCGACGACATGCGGGCTTTCTTCAGTCGTCGCATCGGATTGCTCAATGGCAACGAGGTCCCCATTCGCGGCGGGCTCAAGGTCACGGGCCGCGGCAACGGCGCCAACGTCGGTGCGCTCGTGCTGCGCACAGGAGACATGAGTGGGCGGGCGTTTGCCGAGGGTACCAGCCCGCCGGGCACGGAGGCTACGCTTGGCGTGCTGCGCTACAAGCAGAATGTGCTGCGTGAGTCGGCCATTGGCGTGCTGGCCGCCTTCGGTGACCCGCTGGAGCGGGCGAACAGTTGGACTGCCGGTGTTGATGCCGTCTACCAGACCTCGCGTTTTCGCGGCAACAAGAATCTCGTGGCAGCCGCGTGGGCCATGCAGACCAATCGCGAGGGACTCGCCGGCGAGCGCTCAGCGTTTGACGCACGGCTGGCCTATCCCAACGACATCTGGGATCTCGGTCTTACGTTCAAGCGCCTCGGAGACGGCTTCGATCCGTCACTGGGCTTTGTGCCACGTCCGGCCGCGCAAATCATTCAACTGACGGCGAACTACATTCCCCGCCCCCGGCGGCGGATCATGGGGATGCGTGTGCGTCAGATGGTCAATGAGTTCCAGCCCCGTGTCGTCACGGATCTCAATGGCACGTGGGAGAGCTACCGGCTGTTCTTTGCGCCAATCAATTGGCGCCTCGAGAGCGGCGACCGGTTTGAGTTCAACTT contains:
- a CDS encoding Crp/Fnr family transcriptional regulator; protein product: MTPLDELPLFADLSPATRARLSAGSALRHFPAGATLFRAGDAVTGLYVVLSGRVRVVRSRDGRQSVVHTEGAGGTLAEVPLFAGGGLPATAIADVDARCLHIPKELLTQVMRDDPDVAQLFLRRLALRVRQVVDRLDSLSTQSVTGRLATLLLVRSHGATDRPFSLGMTQAAAAEELGTVREVLVRAIASLRREGLIAPAGRGQFVIRNVEALRRRASE
- a CDS encoding DUF1259 domain-containing protein, which codes for MMVTGALAAVALGCGAVDEAPPTPGDSSVPSASETTTVDWPAVDSTMGRAGVIQGDELHRYNFPRSDLSVTVRDARGDVVLRPALALGGWIAMHATGTGTDVMAMGDLVLTEEELPRVMSRLQQGGVEQTAVHHHVMRESPRILYMHVHARGDAVQIAEAVREAVALTSTPAAVPAPSPAAPVDLDTVAIAAALGHVGRSNGGVYQVSAPRPETITSGGHAIPGAMGLGTVMNFQPTGNGRAAITGDFVMTAGEVNRVIRALRANDIDVTSLHNHMLDDDPRLFFMHFWAHDDAVKLARGLRAGLDSTAIRPKL
- a CDS encoding carbohydrate binding family 9 domain-containing protein, with protein sequence MTRLSHSILGALLSSFVVCSTARSAAAQLPVQPATAATAAPRPTLRTARKTAAIRLDGRLDEPLWATADSIADFVQLEPVQGGLPTGRTVVRVLTNADEVVIGIRADDPEPSRIVAFARERDASLNNEDHFKVVVDTYRDGRSGYVFAVNANGARYDALVSNQGESENANWDAVWDAAATRTATGWSAEFVIPVQSLQFATGLSTWGFNVQRRIQRHLENIRWASPIRDIKITQTSRAGELTDLPAFNLGTGLSVRPSVTGGSGVPAPQAPRRDERDLSFDITQAIGANTLASLTVNTDFAETEVDSRRTNLTRFPIVFPEKRTFFLQGADIFDFGSGTGDDMRAFFSRRIGLLNGNEVPIRGGLKVTGRGNGANVGALVLRTGDMSGRAFAEGTSPPGTEATLGVLRYKQNVLRESAIGVLAAFGDPLERANSWTAGVDAVYQTSRFRGNKNLVAAAWAMQTNREGLAGERSAFDARLAYPNDIWDLGLTFKRLGDGFDPSLGFVPRPAAQIIQLTANYIPRPRRRIMGMRVRQMVNEFQPRVVTDLNGTWESYRLFFAPINWRLESGDRFEFNFNPTGERLVAPFAIAPGVAIPAGSYHWHRFRLEGGLAPKRRFSGQLTWWFGPFYTGYLDEVILTSAWKPSPLINFEFNMTRNIGRLAQGNFTQDLYGTRMRVNVSPNLQFNSYAQYDNQSDTFGANTRLRWTFSPLGDLFVVYNHNLRHDIDPETGRPYATSALSDPTRRLDPRWGFASNQLLVKVQYAFRY